From the Notolabrus celidotus isolate fNotCel1 chromosome 12, fNotCel1.pri, whole genome shotgun sequence genome, one window contains:
- the LOC117823182 gene encoding tubulin-folding cofactor B isoform X2, which yields MLLLRTVPVPGKVNNIITFSGPGSKGIVSIPGSPDRTTALHKRITKTEKEILSLKTRFACERASWERRFAYLQRKQEEIHNQLSSQAGVLVKVGSFDDGESTVDNGEVFQECSRSLPRLTYQRRASDLSTRGPTYDSSVTGSPFSSYPLSPRPSSAASSATSLRSWRTSKSPHRVFVPHSPMDLELGHRVRIMLPSGRISTGTIRFLGHLQGEADLHLGVELQTPHHGWNDGSHRGHNYFECKPGYGAFVPFHKLLMAWE from the exons ATGTTGTTGCTAAGAACTGTTCCAGTTCCTGGAAAAGTGAACAATATAATCACTTTTTCAG GTCCTGGAAGTAAAGGGATTGTGTCCATACCAGGAAGCCCTGACCGTACCACAGCTCTGCATAAACGAATAACCAAAACCGAGAAGGAGATTCTGTCACTCAAGACCAGGTTTGCCTGCGAGAGAGCATCATGGGAAAGGAGGTTTGCTTATCTGCAAAGGAAACAAGAAGAGATACATAACCAG CTTTCCTCCCAGGCTGGAGTGTTGGTGAAAGTGGGTAGTTTTGATGACGGAGAGTCGACAGTGGATAATGGAGAAGTATTCCAGGAGTGTTCAA GAAGTCTACCAAGACTTACATACCAACGCAGAGCATCTGATTTGTCAACAAGAGGCCCCACTTATGATAGCAGTGTTACAGGCAGCCCCTTCTCCTCATATCCATTGAGCCCAAGACCTTCCTCTGCTGCATCTTCAGCTACCAG CCTAAGGTCTTGGAGGACATCTAAAAGCCCTCACCGTGTTTTCGTACCACACTCCCCCATGGACCTTGAGCTGGGTCACCGTGTCAGGATCATGCTGCCCTCTGGAAGAATCAGCACAGGCACTATTCGTTTCCTAGGCCACCTGCAGGGGGAGGCAGATCTCCACCTTGGGGTGGAGCTCCAGACGCCTCATCACGGATGGAATGATGGCAGCCACAGGGGACACAACTACTTTGAATG CAAGCCTGGCTATGGAGCATTTGTACCATTCCACAAACTACTGATGGCCTgggaatga
- the LOC117823182 gene encoding uncharacterized protein LOC117823182 isoform X1, protein MTAYMLWTAFTWTFKGLLCTCRYLWICPYNAIKFLPRQQYITEGTGRRHKKLVGPGSKGIVSIPGSPDRTTALHKRITKTEKEILSLKTRFACERASWERRFAYLQRKQEEIHNQLSSQAGVLVKVGSFDDGESTVDNGEVFQECSRSLPRLTYQRRASDLSTRGPTYDSSVTGSPFSSYPLSPRPSSAASSATSLRSWRTSKSPHRVFVPHSPMDLELGHRVRIMLPSGRISTGTIRFLGHLQGEADLHLGVELQTPHHGWNDGSHRGHNYFECKPGYGAFVPFHKLLMAWE, encoded by the exons ATGACGGCATACATGCTCTGGACTGCGTTTACATGGACGTTCAAGGGGCTGCTGTGCACCTGCAGGTACCTGTGG ATCTGCCCGTACAATGCAATCAAATTCTTGCCAAGGCAACAATATATCACTGAGGGAACTGGCCGACGGCACAAAAAACTTGTGG GTCCTGGAAGTAAAGGGATTGTGTCCATACCAGGAAGCCCTGACCGTACCACAGCTCTGCATAAACGAATAACCAAAACCGAGAAGGAGATTCTGTCACTCAAGACCAGGTTTGCCTGCGAGAGAGCATCATGGGAAAGGAGGTTTGCTTATCTGCAAAGGAAACAAGAAGAGATACATAACCAG CTTTCCTCCCAGGCTGGAGTGTTGGTGAAAGTGGGTAGTTTTGATGACGGAGAGTCGACAGTGGATAATGGAGAAGTATTCCAGGAGTGTTCAA GAAGTCTACCAAGACTTACATACCAACGCAGAGCATCTGATTTGTCAACAAGAGGCCCCACTTATGATAGCAGTGTTACAGGCAGCCCCTTCTCCTCATATCCATTGAGCCCAAGACCTTCCTCTGCTGCATCTTCAGCTACCAG CCTAAGGTCTTGGAGGACATCTAAAAGCCCTCACCGTGTTTTCGTACCACACTCCCCCATGGACCTTGAGCTGGGTCACCGTGTCAGGATCATGCTGCCCTCTGGAAGAATCAGCACAGGCACTATTCGTTTCCTAGGCCACCTGCAGGGGGAGGCAGATCTCCACCTTGGGGTGGAGCTCCAGACGCCTCATCACGGATGGAATGATGGCAGCCACAGGGGACACAACTACTTTGAATG CAAGCCTGGCTATGGAGCATTTGTACCATTCCACAAACTACTGATGGCCTgggaatga